A window of the Acidovorax sp. YS12 genome harbors these coding sequences:
- a CDS encoding ABC transporter substrate-binding protein: MHALPPSRRAVLAAALGCATPLALRAQPAPAASATSAAAGLPRLVTVSGAITEVVYALGAEAQLAGTDTTSLYPAAALKTPKVGYLRQLSAEGVLSLRPDAVIATTEAGPPVVLDQLRSAGVKVELVPSEYTWDDVRRKVQAVGHAARREDAARALQARLDAEWAQLGREVAQAAAGRAAPRVLFVLSHGPSAQVGGQGTAGDALIRFAGGVNALTGFTGYRPMTAEALASSAPDFILTTEQGIDALGGPQKFWQRPELALTPAYQRRALIALDALLLMGFGPRLPQAVRALHARLYP, translated from the coding sequence ATGCACGCCCTGCCCCCCTCGCGGCGCGCGGTGCTGGCCGCGGCCCTGGGCTGCGCCACGCCGCTGGCGCTGCGGGCACAGCCAGCGCCCGCCGCGTCTGCCACATCCGCCGCAGCGGGCCTGCCGCGCCTGGTGACCGTCAGCGGCGCCATCACCGAGGTGGTCTATGCGCTGGGCGCCGAGGCCCAGCTCGCGGGCACCGACACCACCAGCCTGTACCCCGCCGCCGCGCTGAAGACGCCCAAGGTGGGCTACCTGCGCCAGCTCTCGGCCGAGGGCGTGCTCTCGCTGCGGCCCGACGCGGTGATTGCCACCACCGAGGCCGGCCCGCCCGTGGTGCTCGACCAGTTGCGCAGCGCCGGCGTGAAGGTGGAGCTGGTTCCGTCCGAATACACCTGGGACGACGTGCGCCGCAAGGTGCAGGCCGTGGGCCACGCGGCCCGGCGCGAGGACGCCGCGCGGGCGCTGCAGGCGCGGCTCGACGCCGAATGGGCGCAGCTCGGCCGCGAGGTCGCGCAGGCCGCCGCCGGGCGCGCGGCGCCGCGCGTGCTGTTCGTGCTGTCCCACGGGCCCTCGGCCCAGGTGGGCGGCCAGGGCACGGCGGGCGATGCGCTGATCCGCTTCGCCGGCGGGGTGAACGCGCTCACGGGCTTCACCGGCTACCGGCCCATGACGGCCGAGGCCCTGGCCAGCAGCGCGCCGGACTTCATCCTCACCACCGAGCAGGGCATCGATGCCCTGGGCGGGCCGCAGAAGTTCTGGCAGCGGCCCGAGCTCGCCCTGACCCCGGCCTACCAGCGCCGCGCGCTGATCGCGCTCGACGCGCTGCTGCTGATGGGCTTCGGCCCGCGCCTGCCCCAGGCCGTGCGCGCCCTGCACGCCCGCCTGTACCCATGA
- a CDS encoding TonB-dependent receptor: MKPLPSRPPLWLLSSLLAALPAHAQEAGAEHTLKPTVITATRTERALDDAPVRTEVVTREEIERTHARTLKQALENVPGLQLREVLGKSGYELSLQGLSADQVLVLIDGLPITASTSSTVDLGQYLLSDVERIEVVKGASSAQYGSSAMGGVVNVITRRTAAGFGGTAALDLGSYGSQNDNGRGASANNRHARFNLGGGTEHWRLALSGDVVDDAGFGVRPDAYPRQGDASRRQQLAARGEWMPDARGRAWAEASRYTENDTQRYNVYVPPANVPQRKQEDITRDRVSGGMDWRFASGLRAQLKGVHERYDSHSPGYSNEVLATNRQSRQETQHLGTQFDLPAWGRQLWMVGTDWHRETLAQTSNGLSELGVAGNAERTSTELFVQNDILLSDTWEVLLGLRGQHDSDFGGHWAPKVSVRGNLLDGGGWKGVLRASLGQGYRVPNLKERHYLFDHSALGYKVVGNPDLKPESSTSLQVGGTLAHGDRLAIEVNAFHNRVRDLIQTDLANATVADGIATYTYANIARARTSGLETSVNWRASAALQLNAAYTYTRTRDLDTGQELTRRPRDIVRLGADWRALPGSTLSLRLRSQSNELTDTATGARSPAWTTLDLALNHKLGAATTLFAGVNNLTNRQRDFAAQGDYGPIAGRFVYIGAKVAFGNAL; this comes from the coding sequence ATGAAGCCTTTGCCTTCCCGCCCGCCGCTCTGGCTTCTTTCCTCCCTGCTGGCCGCACTGCCCGCCCATGCCCAGGAAGCCGGCGCCGAACACACCCTCAAGCCCACGGTCATCACCGCCACGCGCACCGAGCGCGCGCTGGATGACGCCCCGGTGCGCACCGAGGTGGTCACGCGCGAGGAAATCGAGCGCACGCATGCGCGCACGCTCAAGCAGGCGCTGGAGAACGTGCCCGGCCTGCAGTTGCGCGAGGTGCTGGGCAAGTCGGGCTACGAGCTGTCGCTGCAGGGCCTGAGCGCCGACCAGGTGCTGGTGCTGATCGACGGCCTGCCGATCACCGCCAGCACCAGCTCCACCGTGGACCTGGGCCAGTACCTGCTGAGCGACGTGGAACGCATCGAGGTGGTCAAGGGGGCCAGCTCGGCGCAGTACGGCAGCTCCGCCATGGGTGGCGTGGTGAACGTCATCACGCGGCGCACGGCGGCGGGCTTCGGCGGCACGGCGGCGCTGGACCTGGGCAGCTACGGCAGCCAGAACGACAACGGCCGCGGCGCCAGCGCCAACAACCGCCATGCGCGCTTCAACCTGGGCGGCGGCACCGAACACTGGCGCCTGGCCCTGTCGGGCGACGTGGTGGACGACGCCGGCTTCGGCGTGCGGCCCGATGCCTACCCGCGCCAGGGCGACGCCAGCCGCCGCCAGCAGCTGGCCGCGCGCGGCGAATGGATGCCCGACGCGCGGGGCCGCGCCTGGGCCGAGGCCTCGCGCTACACCGAGAACGACACCCAGCGCTACAACGTGTACGTGCCGCCCGCCAACGTGCCGCAGCGCAAGCAGGAGGACATCACGCGCGACCGCGTGAGCGGCGGCATGGACTGGCGCTTCGCCAGCGGCCTGCGCGCGCAGCTCAAGGGCGTGCACGAGCGCTACGACAGCCACTCGCCCGGCTACTCCAACGAAGTGCTCGCCACCAACCGCCAGTCGCGCCAGGAGACGCAGCACCTGGGCACCCAGTTCGACCTGCCGGCCTGGGGCCGCCAGCTCTGGATGGTCGGCACCGACTGGCACCGCGAAACCCTGGCGCAGACCAGCAACGGCCTGTCCGAGCTGGGCGTGGCCGGCAACGCCGAGCGCACCAGCACCGAGCTGTTCGTGCAGAACGACATCCTGCTCTCCGACACCTGGGAAGTGCTGCTGGGCCTGCGCGGCCAGCACGATTCGGACTTCGGCGGCCACTGGGCGCCCAAGGTCAGCGTGCGCGGCAACCTGCTCGATGGCGGCGGCTGGAAGGGCGTGCTGCGCGCCAGCCTGGGCCAAGGCTACCGCGTGCCCAACCTGAAGGAGCGCCACTACCTGTTCGACCACAGCGCCCTGGGCTACAAGGTGGTGGGCAACCCCGACCTCAAGCCCGAGTCCTCGACCAGCCTGCAGGTGGGCGGCACCCTGGCGCACGGCGACCGGCTGGCGATCGAGGTCAACGCCTTCCACAACCGCGTGCGCGACCTGATCCAGACCGACCTGGCCAACGCCACCGTGGCCGACGGCATCGCCACCTACACCTACGCCAACATCGCGCGCGCCCGCACCAGCGGGCTGGAGACCAGCGTCAACTGGCGCGCCAGCGCCGCGCTGCAGCTCAACGCCGCCTACACCTACACGCGCACGCGCGACCTCGACACGGGCCAGGAGCTGACGCGCCGCCCGCGCGACATCGTGCGCCTGGGCGCCGACTGGCGCGCGCTGCCCGGCAGCACGCTGAGCCTGCGCCTGCGCAGCCAGAGCAACGAGCTGACGGACACCGCCACCGGCGCGCGCTCGCCCGCCTGGACGACCCTGGACCTGGCGCTGAACCACAAGCTGGGCGCCGCCACGACGCTGTTCGCAGGCGTCAACAACCTCACCAACCGCCAGCGCGACTTCGCCGCCCAGGGCGACTACGGCCCGATCGCGGGGCGCTTCGTCTACATCGGCGCGAAGGTCGCGTTCGGCAACGCCCTCTGA
- a CDS encoding helix-turn-helix transcriptional regulator: MQEPQVIRSLAALAQEVRLRAFRALVVAGPEGLTPSVLAEQLGVAANTLSFHLKELANAALISQERQGRNLVYRASFDAMNDLLGYLTENCCQGAPCSPVPAAACNC, from the coding sequence ATGCAGGAACCCCAAGTCATCCGCTCCCTCGCGGCCCTCGCCCAGGAGGTTCGCTTGCGTGCCTTTCGCGCGCTGGTTGTCGCCGGCCCCGAAGGCTTGACGCCGAGCGTCCTGGCCGAGCAACTGGGCGTGGCTGCCAACACCTTGTCTTTCCACCTCAAGGAGTTGGCGAATGCCGCCCTGATCAGCCAGGAGCGCCAGGGGCGCAACCTGGTTTACCGCGCCTCGTTCGATGCCATGAACGACCTGCTCGGCTACCTCACTGAAAACTGCTGCCAAGGCGCCCCTTGCAGCCCTGTCCCGGCGGCTGCCTGCAACTGCTGA
- a CDS encoding hemin-degrading factor: MNAPDIRARFAQARAAGKRHKDAAESIGVSEGAALAAHAGAHGAPLRAVPLRGPWLELLQALQACGPLLALTRNASTVHEKTGVYEKLSATGPIGLALGEAIDLRLFFHHWHAGFAVTEAAASPGAPAALSLQFFDAHGLAVHKVFCREATGRAAFEAVMQRFIDPTLAPVFQARPAALAPQADSAIDAPGLLDAWAAMQDTHEFFDLLKRFGAERRQSFRLAEGRFTRRAAKTALRQLLQEAAFDGAPIMVFVGSPGCIQIHTGPVVRIEPLEMQGAHWLNVLDPGFNLHLCEDAIDQVWVVEKPTSDGIVTSVEAFDRTGELMAMFFGARKPGEPERQDWRAIVRKAAPLAALAA; this comes from the coding sequence ATGAACGCACCCGACATCCGCGCCCGCTTCGCCCAGGCCCGTGCCGCAGGCAAGCGCCACAAGGACGCGGCCGAATCCATCGGCGTGAGCGAAGGCGCGGCCCTCGCCGCGCACGCCGGCGCGCACGGCGCGCCGCTGCGGGCCGTGCCGCTGCGCGGCCCCTGGCTCGAACTGCTGCAGGCGCTGCAGGCCTGCGGCCCGCTGCTCGCCCTCACGCGCAACGCCTCCACCGTGCACGAGAAGACCGGCGTCTACGAAAAGCTGTCGGCCACCGGCCCCATCGGCCTGGCCCTGGGCGAGGCCATCGACCTGCGCCTGTTCTTCCACCACTGGCACGCGGGCTTCGCCGTCACCGAGGCGGCGGCCAGCCCGGGCGCACCCGCCGCGCTGAGCCTGCAATTCTTCGATGCGCACGGCTTGGCCGTGCACAAGGTGTTCTGCCGCGAGGCCACGGGCCGCGCCGCCTTCGAGGCGGTGATGCAGCGCTTCATCGACCCCACGCTGGCGCCGGTATTCCAGGCCAGGCCCGCGGCCCTGGCGCCGCAGGCGGACAGCGCCATCGACGCCCCTGGCCTGCTTGATGCCTGGGCCGCGATGCAGGACACGCACGAATTCTTCGACCTGCTCAAGCGCTTCGGCGCGGAGCGCCGGCAGAGCTTCCGCCTCGCCGAGGGGCGCTTCACGCGCCGCGCCGCCAAGACCGCGCTGCGCCAGCTGCTGCAGGAGGCCGCCTTCGACGGCGCCCCCATCATGGTGTTCGTGGGCAGCCCCGGCTGCATCCAGATCCACACCGGCCCGGTGGTGCGCATCGAGCCCCTGGAGATGCAGGGCGCGCACTGGCTCAACGTGCTCGACCCGGGCTTCAACCTGCACCTGTGCGAGGACGCCATCGACCAGGTCTGGGTCGTCGAGAAGCCCACCAGCGACGGCATCGTCACCTCGGTCGAGGCATTCGACCGCACGGGCGAGCTGATGGCCATGTTCTTCGGCGCGCGCAAGCCCGGCGAGCCCGAGCGCCAGGACTGGCGCGCCATCGTGCGCAAGGCGGCGCCGCTGGCCGCCCTGGCGGCATGA
- a CDS encoding HlyD family efflux transporter periplasmic adaptor subunit: MTRRNHRLAAWLLAALAVALPLAAPAHEGHDDAPAAVGGDGPRRLPDGSVFLPKPAQHQLGVRTLPVQAGEHPQAFELAGTVAMDPNAGGKVQATLAGRLEAGPRGLPVLGQAVRKGEVLAYVVPTAGAIERSNQLAQQAELRAAQGLARQRVARLQALADTVARKDIEAAEAELQSLTQRLAAVGAGLQQRDALVAPASGVIASANAVAGQVVDARELVFEVVDPRHLRIEALAYDPAQAQDIASAHLALGGQALPLRFLGAARSLREQALPLSFTADGQALATLALGQPVRVVAQTRARVAGMAVPVAALQRNAANQSIVWVKTAPERFAPRVVRHVPLDGVLVAVTSGLHAGERVATEAASLINQVR; this comes from the coding sequence ATGACGCGCCGCAACCACCGCCTCGCCGCCTGGCTGCTGGCTGCCCTGGCCGTGGCGCTGCCGCTGGCCGCGCCCGCGCACGAGGGCCATGACGACGCCCCCGCCGCCGTGGGCGGCGACGGGCCGCGCCGCCTGCCCGACGGCAGCGTATTCCTGCCCAAGCCCGCGCAGCACCAGCTGGGCGTGCGCACGCTGCCTGTGCAGGCGGGCGAGCACCCGCAGGCCTTCGAGCTGGCGGGCACCGTGGCCATGGACCCGAACGCCGGCGGCAAGGTGCAGGCCACCCTGGCCGGGCGGCTGGAGGCCGGCCCGCGCGGCCTGCCGGTGCTGGGCCAGGCCGTGCGCAAGGGCGAGGTGCTGGCCTACGTGGTGCCCACGGCGGGCGCCATCGAGCGCTCCAACCAGCTGGCGCAGCAGGCCGAGCTGCGCGCCGCCCAGGGCCTGGCGCGCCAGCGCGTGGCCCGCCTGCAGGCGCTGGCCGACACCGTGGCGCGCAAGGACATCGAGGCCGCCGAAGCCGAGCTGCAAAGCCTGACCCAGCGCCTGGCCGCCGTGGGCGCCGGGCTGCAGCAGCGCGACGCTTTGGTGGCCCCGGCCAGCGGGGTCATCGCCTCGGCCAACGCCGTGGCCGGGCAGGTGGTGGACGCGCGCGAGCTGGTGTTCGAGGTGGTGGACCCGCGCCACCTGCGCATCGAGGCCCTGGCCTACGACCCGGCACAGGCGCAGGACATCGCCAGCGCCCACCTGGCATTGGGCGGGCAGGCGCTGCCGCTGCGTTTCCTGGGCGCGGCGCGCAGCCTGCGCGAGCAGGCGCTGCCCCTGTCGTTCACGGCCGATGGGCAGGCCCTGGCCACCCTGGCCCTGGGCCAGCCGGTGCGCGTGGTGGCGCAAACCCGCGCCCGCGTGGCCGGCATGGCGGTGCCGGTGGCGGCGCTGCAGCGCAATGCGGCGAATCAGAGCATCGTCTGGGTCAAGACCGCGCCCGAGCGCTTCGCGCCGCGCGTGGTGCGCCATGTGCCGCTGGATGGCGTGCTTGTGGCCGTGACCTCGGGCCTGCACGCGGGCGAGCGCGTAGCCACCGAGGCGGCTTCGCTCATCAACCAGGTCCGCTGA
- a CDS encoding efflux RND transporter permease subunit: protein MFKWLLEKSLAHRLLVLMAAAVLMAYGAYTLSRTPVDVFPDLNKPTVTVMTEAGGMAAEEVEQLITFPLETSMNGLPGVESVRSTSSAGLSFIYVTFDWSVDLFRARQMVSERLSSMEEGLPPGAAPRMGPVSSIMGEIMMVAIPIDEARTTPMAVREYADWVLRPRLLSIAGVAQVIPIGGEVRQFQVQPDTVRMAQLGVTPEQLTAALKGFSANTSGGFLERNGREVLIRHLGRTARLEDLQNLAVGARGGQSVLLRQVAEVTFAAATRRGDAGFEGGPAVILGIQKQPTADTIALTGRIEAALADLAKTLPSGMQAPRVTFRQASFIEASVHTLQGKLIGASVFVAVVLFVFLGTLRPTVIALTAIPVSIFLTALVFRYFGLSINTMTLGGLAIAIGGLVDDAVVDVENVLRRLKLDRSRKSGARLHPLEVVKLASLEVRSGIVYATAIIVLVFLPLFALPGIEGRLFVPLGVAFIVSTLASLLVSVTVTPVLALYLLPRMKHLDHGDTRLLAWLKARYRSALQAVLERPRTAVAAGAAAVALAAASVPLFPTTFLPPFNEGTLLVGLRLNPGVTLAESTAVARQAERLVRAVPEVTHVGRRSGRAELDEHAEGVHVSELDVGLLPAAQMRRGMAEVQADIRARLAPLPVAVSMGQPISHRIDHMLSGVRSQIAIKLFGEDLDTLRGQAEALRARLAGVPGLADLEVEKQVLAPQVTVRVDYDAAAQYGVSAAQVLAMLQTLVEGEKVGQVVEGGRRFALVVRLPDSARSLEGLRQLLLDTPRGRVPLARLARIEEGDGPNQISRDDGRRRIVLSANAQGRALSEVVADIRQVVAQTPLPEGYFITLGGQFQAQEEASRLVGLLSLVSLALMFTVLYTRYQSARLSLLIMANIPLALVGAVLGLWVSGQPLSVAALIGFITLAGISVRNGILKVSHYLNLMRAEGEGFDHAMILRGSLERLSPVLMTALVTAFALAPLLFEAERPGTEILHPVAVVIFSGLISSTLLDTFLTPALFWLFGRRDAERLLNHDSAEAF from the coding sequence ATGTTCAAGTGGTTGCTAGAAAAGAGCCTGGCCCACCGGCTGCTGGTGCTGATGGCGGCGGCGGTGCTGATGGCCTACGGCGCGTACACGCTGTCGCGCACGCCGGTGGATGTGTTTCCCGACCTCAACAAGCCCACCGTCACGGTGATGACCGAGGCCGGGGGCATGGCGGCGGAGGAGGTGGAGCAGCTCATCACCTTCCCGCTGGAAACCAGCATGAACGGCCTGCCCGGCGTGGAGAGCGTGCGCTCCACGTCGAGCGCGGGGCTGTCGTTCATCTACGTCACCTTCGACTGGAGCGTGGACCTGTTCCGCGCGCGCCAGATGGTGTCGGAGCGCCTGTCGTCGATGGAAGAGGGCCTGCCGCCCGGCGCCGCGCCCCGCATGGGGCCGGTCAGCTCGATCATGGGCGAGATCATGATGGTGGCCATCCCGATCGATGAGGCGCGCACCACCCCCATGGCCGTGCGCGAGTACGCCGACTGGGTGCTGCGCCCGCGCCTGCTGTCGATTGCCGGGGTGGCGCAGGTCATCCCGATTGGCGGCGAGGTGCGCCAGTTCCAGGTGCAGCCCGACACCGTGCGCATGGCGCAGCTGGGCGTGACGCCCGAGCAGCTCACGGCGGCGCTCAAGGGGTTTTCGGCGAACACCTCGGGCGGCTTTCTGGAGCGCAACGGGCGCGAGGTGCTGATCCGCCACCTGGGCCGCACCGCCCGGCTGGAAGACCTGCAGAACCTGGCCGTGGGTGCGCGCGGCGGCCAGAGCGTGCTGCTGCGCCAGGTGGCCGAGGTGACGTTCGCCGCCGCCACCAGGCGCGGCGACGCGGGCTTCGAGGGCGGGCCGGCGGTGATCCTGGGCATCCAGAAGCAGCCCACGGCCGACACCATTGCGCTGACCGGGCGCATCGAGGCCGCGCTGGCCGACCTGGCCAAGACGCTGCCCAGCGGCATGCAGGCGCCGCGCGTCACGTTCCGCCAGGCGAGCTTCATCGAGGCCTCGGTGCACACGCTGCAGGGCAAGCTCATCGGCGCTTCGGTGTTCGTGGCGGTGGTGCTGTTCGTGTTCCTGGGCACGCTGCGGCCCACGGTGATCGCGCTCACAGCCATTCCCGTGTCCATCTTCCTGACGGCGCTGGTGTTCCGCTATTTCGGGCTGTCGATCAATACCATGACCCTGGGCGGGCTGGCCATTGCCATCGGCGGCCTGGTGGACGACGCCGTGGTGGACGTGGAGAACGTGCTGCGCCGCCTCAAGCTCGACCGCAGCCGCAAGTCGGGCGCGCGGCTGCATCCGCTGGAAGTGGTGAAGCTGGCGTCGCTGGAAGTGCGCTCGGGCATTGTCTATGCCACGGCCATCATCGTGCTGGTGTTCCTGCCGCTGTTCGCGCTGCCGGGCATCGAGGGGCGGCTGTTCGTGCCCCTGGGCGTGGCCTTCATCGTCTCCACGCTGGCGTCGCTGCTGGTGTCGGTCACCGTCACGCCGGTGCTGGCGCTGTACCTGCTGCCGCGCATGAAGCACCTCGACCACGGCGACACGCGCCTGCTGGCCTGGCTCAAGGCGCGCTACCGCAGCGCCCTGCAGGCGGTGCTGGAACGCCCGCGCACGGCCGTGGCCGCCGGGGCGGCGGCCGTGGCGCTGGCGGCGGCATCGGTGCCGCTGTTTCCCACCACGTTCCTGCCGCCGTTCAACGAGGGCACGCTGCTGGTGGGCCTGCGCCTGAACCCGGGCGTGACGCTGGCCGAATCCACGGCCGTGGCGCGCCAGGCCGAGCGCCTGGTGCGCGCGGTGCCCGAGGTCACGCACGTGGGCCGGCGCAGCGGCCGCGCCGAGCTGGACGAACACGCCGAGGGCGTGCACGTGAGCGAGCTGGACGTGGGCCTGCTGCCCGCCGCGCAAATGCGCCGCGGCATGGCCGAGGTGCAGGCCGACATCCGCGCCCGCCTGGCGCCGCTGCCGGTGGCGGTCTCGATGGGGCAGCCCATCTCGCACCGCATCGACCACATGCTCTCGGGCGTGCGCTCGCAAATCGCCATCAAGCTCTTCGGCGAAGACCTGGACACCCTGCGCGGCCAGGCCGAGGCCCTGCGCGCGCGCCTGGCGGGCGTGCCGGGCCTGGCCGACCTGGAGGTGGAAAAGCAGGTGCTGGCCCCGCAGGTGACGGTGCGCGTGGACTACGACGCCGCCGCCCAGTACGGCGTGAGTGCCGCTCAGGTGCTGGCCATGCTGCAGACCCTGGTGGAGGGCGAGAAGGTCGGGCAGGTGGTGGAGGGCGGGCGCCGCTTTGCCCTGGTGGTGCGCCTGCCCGATAGCGCGCGCTCGCTCGAAGGCCTGCGGCAGTTGCTGCTGGACACGCCCCGGGGCCGCGTGCCGCTGGCGCGCCTGGCGCGCATCGAGGAGGGCGACGGCCCGAACCAGATCAGCCGCGACGACGGCCGCCGGCGCATCGTGCTCTCGGCCAACGCGCAGGGACGGGCGCTGTCCGAGGTGGTGGCCGACATCCGCCAGGTAGTGGCGCAAACGCCGCTGCCCGAGGGCTACTTCATCACCCTGGGCGGCCAGTTCCAGGCGCAGGAGGAGGCCAGCCGCCTGGTGGGGCTGCTGTCCCTCGTGTCGCTGGCACTGATGTTCACCGTGCTGTACACGCGCTACCAGTCGGCGCGGCTGTCGCTGCTCATCATGGCCAACATTCCGCTGGCGCTGGTGGGGGCGGTGCTGGGGCTGTGGGTGTCGGGGCAGCCGCTGTCGGTGGCGGCGCTGATCGGCTTCATCACGCTGGCGGGCATCTCGGTGCGCAACGGCATCCTGAAGGTGAGCCACTACCTGAACCTGATGCGCGCCGAGGGCGAAGGCTTCGACCACGCCATGATCCTGCGCGGCTCGCTGGAGCGGCTCAGCCCGGTGCTCATGACGGCGCTGGTCACGGCGTTTGCGCTGGCGCCGCTGCTGTTCGAGGCCGAGCGCCCCGGCACCGAGATCCTGCACCCGGTGGCCGTGGTGATCTTCTCGGGCCTCATCAGCTCGACCCTGCTCGACACCTTCCTCACCCCGGCCCTGTTCTGGCTCTTTGGCCGCCGCGATGCCGAGCGGCTGCTGAACCACGACAGCGCCGAGGCGTTCTGA
- a CDS encoding TolC family protein: MPFHRTIFRPRPGALAWACAWALTGGATAAMAQTAPAPAAPDLPALFAQAWQRQPEAQALQLRRQAAQAERDSADAWTPEPAALDLQAKTDRIGSRQGARETTVGVVLPLWLPGERARKAALGDAALEAAQSRTQAAQLELAARVREAWWGWQRARSDLAQAQSQRASAQALAADVARRYQAGDMARSEHYQAEAGVAQAQALLAEAQGASDAARLALQALAGAPVPSAPDAAAVAGTEPEPEPSPAPSLALPLPVPEAHPALADWLHQARVARRQADLVAVQGRANPELSLSAARERGTADERYQQSITLGVRLPLGAGVRAQAREAAALAQALELETRAERERERLGADIQAAQARARAATAQREAMARHAELARATRGFVAKAFALGEADWPTRLRVEQDAAQAERQLARARIEAAAALSALRQALGLLPQ, encoded by the coding sequence ATGCCTTTTCACCGAACGATATTCCGGCCCCGCCCCGGGGCCCTGGCCTGGGCGTGCGCCTGGGCACTGACAGGGGGCGCCACGGCCGCCATGGCGCAAACCGCCCCGGCGCCTGCAGCGCCCGATTTGCCCGCGCTGTTCGCCCAGGCCTGGCAGCGCCAGCCCGAAGCCCAGGCCTTGCAGCTGCGCCGCCAGGCCGCGCAGGCCGAGCGCGACAGCGCCGACGCCTGGACGCCCGAGCCCGCCGCGCTGGATCTGCAGGCCAAGACCGACCGCATCGGCAGCCGCCAGGGCGCGCGCGAGACCACCGTGGGCGTGGTGCTACCGCTGTGGCTGCCGGGCGAGCGCGCCCGCAAGGCCGCCCTGGGCGACGCCGCGCTCGAAGCCGCCCAAAGCCGCACCCAGGCCGCCCAGCTGGAGCTGGCAGCGCGCGTGCGCGAGGCCTGGTGGGGCTGGCAGCGCGCCCGCAGCGACCTGGCGCAGGCGCAAAGCCAACGGGCCAGCGCCCAGGCCCTGGCCGCCGACGTGGCGCGCCGCTACCAGGCGGGCGACATGGCGCGCTCCGAGCACTACCAGGCCGAGGCGGGCGTGGCCCAGGCCCAGGCGCTGCTGGCCGAGGCCCAGGGCGCCAGCGATGCCGCGCGGCTCGCGCTGCAGGCCCTGGCGGGCGCGCCGGTGCCGTCGGCGCCCGATGCGGCGGCGGTGGCCGGCACCGAGCCTGAGCCCGAGCCCAGCCCGGCGCCTTCGCTGGCGCTGCCGCTGCCCGTGCCCGAGGCGCATCCGGCGCTGGCCGACTGGCTGCACCAGGCCCGCGTGGCGCGGCGCCAGGCCGATCTGGTAGCGGTGCAGGGACGCGCCAACCCGGAGCTGTCGCTCTCGGCGGCGCGCGAGCGCGGCACGGCGGACGAGCGCTACCAGCAGTCCATCACGCTGGGCGTGCGCCTGCCGCTGGGCGCGGGCGTGCGCGCCCAGGCGCGCGAGGCGGCGGCCCTGGCCCAGGCGCTGGAGCTGGAAACCCGCGCCGAGCGCGAACGCGAGCGCCTGGGGGCCGACATCCAGGCCGCCCAGGCGCGCGCGCGCGCTGCCACGGCGCAGCGCGAGGCCATGGCCCGCCATGCCGAGCTGGCGCGCGCCACGCGCGGCTTCGTGGCCAAGGCCTTTGCCCTGGGCGAGGCCGACTGGCCCACGCGCCTGCGCGTGGAGCAGGACGCCGCCCAGGCCGAGCGCCAACTGGCCCGCGCGCGCATCGAAGCGGCGGCGGCGCTCTCGGCACTGCGCCAGGCGCTGGGCCTGCTGCCGCAGTGA
- a CDS encoding iron ABC transporter permease: protein MSASSGPARPGAGQTAGAEGAATPPPPPRPGRLLAPRGALALGLALVALAFVAGGASGAYPIAPAQLLGALAHAVSGTPPDTPQQLVFLNIRLPRLLLAAAAGAGLALAGALMQGLFRNPLADPGLVGISSGAALAAGLTIVLGPAWFPALPHALGSWTLMLTAFAGGLAVTGFIYRFAHGPAGTHVALMLLAGVAVNALAGAGLGYLNFMATDEQLRNIQFWLLGSLGGARWSAVALVTTVVALCCAAALAWARPLNAIALGEAQAALLGVHVERTKRAAVLITALAVGAITATTGIIGFVGLVAPHWVRLLTGPDHRVVLPCSALLGAALVLAADAVARTVVQPAELPLGVLTAAIGGPMFLWMLRHFRGRV from the coding sequence ATGAGCGCATCGAGCGGGCCGGCGCGGCCAGGCGCCGGCCAGACCGCGGGCGCCGAAGGCGCGGCCACGCCACCACCGCCCCCCAGACCCGGCCGGCTGCTGGCGCCGCGCGGCGCGCTGGCGCTCGGCCTGGCGCTGGTGGCGCTGGCCTTCGTCGCCGGCGGCGCCAGCGGCGCCTACCCCATCGCCCCGGCGCAACTGCTGGGGGCGCTGGCGCACGCCGTGTCGGGCACGCCGCCCGACACGCCGCAGCAGCTGGTGTTCCTCAACATCCGCCTGCCCCGGCTGCTGCTGGCCGCCGCCGCGGGCGCGGGCCTGGCGCTGGCCGGCGCGCTCATGCAGGGGCTGTTCCGCAACCCGCTGGCCGACCCCGGGCTGGTCGGCATCAGCAGCGGCGCGGCGCTGGCGGCGGGCCTGACCATCGTGCTCGGCCCCGCCTGGTTTCCCGCGCTGCCGCACGCGCTGGGCAGCTGGACGCTGATGCTCACCGCCTTCGCGGGCGGGCTGGCCGTCACCGGGTTCATCTACCGCTTCGCGCACGGGCCCGCGGGCACCCACGTCGCGCTGATGCTGCTGGCCGGCGTGGCCGTCAATGCGCTGGCGGGCGCGGGCCTGGGCTACCTGAACTTCATGGCCACCGATGAGCAACTGCGCAACATCCAGTTCTGGCTGCTCGGCAGCCTGGGCGGCGCGCGCTGGAGCGCCGTGGCGCTGGTCACCACGGTGGTGGCGCTGTGCTGCGCGGCCGCGCTGGCCTGGGCGCGGCCGCTCAACGCCATCGCCCTGGGCGAGGCGCAGGCGGCGCTGCTGGGGGTGCATGTCGAGCGCACCAAGCGCGCGGCGGTGCTCATCACCGCGCTGGCCGTGGGTGCCATCACGGCCACCACGGGCATCATCGGCTTCGTCGGCCTGGTGGCGCCGCACTGGGTGCGCCTGCTGACCGGGCCGGACCACCGCGTGGTGCTGCCCTGCTCGGCGCTGCTGGGCGCGGCGCTGGTGCTGGCGGCGGATGCCGTGGCCCGCACCGTAGTGCAGCCGGCCGAGCTGCCGCTGGGCGTGCTCACGGCCGCCATCGGCGGCCCCATGTTCCTGTGGATGCTGCGCCACTTCAGGGGCCGCGTATGA